A single region of the Nitrospira sp. genome encodes:
- a CDS encoding glycosyltransferase produces the protein MWDMVGMAVSSEDRQRDSAPLQGRPIRVLYLFPGEAEGSAMIFAKKQVEAMREAGVAAETFCLASRTDLRSLRRESARVRGLMDSFRPDLVHAQYGTMTAFFASLITTVPLVITFRGSDLNPAPSDPWIRSALRRWLSQYAARKAARIICVSEGLARRLWWARDRAVVLPSGVDTNLFVPRSQSDARQELGWSEQDRVVLFNAGLSPAVKRLDLAQVAVNEAVKACGPIRFVTLDGRVPQSTVATMLNAADCLLLTSDWEGSPTIVQEALACNLPVVSVDVGDVRERLAGVVPSRIVERNPRALGKELAEMLARPVRSNGCAWTAPIAQDYIVGKTVDLYRAVLGPERAAC, from the coding sequence ATGTGGGATATGGTCGGAATGGCCGTGTCGTCCGAGGATCGGCAGAGGGACTCGGCACCCTTGCAAGGCCGCCCCATTCGGGTGCTCTACCTGTTTCCGGGCGAAGCCGAGGGTTCGGCGATGATTTTTGCGAAGAAACAGGTCGAGGCGATGCGGGAGGCCGGTGTGGCGGCGGAGACGTTTTGTCTGGCATCCCGGACGGATCTGCGCAGTTTGCGCCGGGAGTCCGCAAGAGTGCGTGGCCTGATGGATTCCTTCCGCCCGGATCTCGTGCATGCGCAGTATGGAACTATGACGGCGTTTTTCGCGAGCCTGATCACGACGGTGCCGCTGGTGATCACCTTTCGCGGGAGCGATCTTAATCCCGCTCCGAGCGATCCGTGGATCCGGTCCGCGCTGCGCCGCTGGCTGTCCCAGTATGCCGCCCGCAAGGCGGCTCGGATCATTTGTGTCAGCGAAGGTCTGGCGCGCCGGTTATGGTGGGCGAGAGACCGCGCGGTTGTCTTGCCGTCCGGGGTGGACACGAATCTCTTTGTCCCCCGATCCCAGTCTGACGCTCGACAGGAACTCGGGTGGTCGGAGCAGGATCGCGTCGTGTTGTTCAATGCGGGGCTCTCACCGGCGGTGAAGCGGTTGGATCTGGCGCAGGTGGCGGTGAACGAAGCAGTGAAGGCATGTGGCCCGATCAGGTTTGTGACATTGGATGGACGTGTACCGCAGTCGACAGTCGCAACCATGTTGAACGCCGCCGATTGCCTGCTGCTGACCAGCGATTGGGAGGGGTCCCCAACGATCGTCCAGGAGGCGTTGGCCTGTAATCTGCCGGTCGTGTCGGTCGATGTCGGTGATGTCCGGGAACGCCTGGCCGGTGTCGTTCCGTCCAGAATCGTCGAACGGAATCCGCGGGCGCTAGGGAAGGAATTGGCCGAGATGCTGGCCCGTCCTGTGCGCTCCAACGGCTGTGCGTGGACCGCTCCCATCGCGCAGGATTACATAGTCGGGAAAACGGTCGATCTCTATCGTGCAGTGCTGGGGCCGGAGAGGGCGGCATGCTGA
- a CDS encoding DegT/DnrJ/EryC1/StrS family aminotransferase: MAYKVPFIDPRSHYGKLKPEIDDAITGCLANGDLVNRHQLKDFEQHLAEFVGVNYAVGVNSGYHALLFALLGAGVGPGDEVITVAHTFVATVSAIVHCGAHPVLIDVGLDHNMDAGLIERAITPKTKALLPVHLNGRVCEMDRILAIADRHGLAVVEDAAQALGATYDGRRAGSQGRAGCFSFYPFKVLGGFGDGGAITTNDPDLARMATRLRYNGEDRETGEYHYHGQTALLDNVQAAVLDVKLRHLLEWIAHRRRIAELYRQGLSGISELRLPHFDQTRHHDIYQNYVICTDVRDRLRAYLKEQGIETLVHWAKPMWEHRGLGLATPSLPETAALCREVLSLPMSAETTDDHVATTVACLQSFFSTQT, from the coding sequence ATGGCGTATAAGGTTCCGTTCATCGATCCGCGCAGTCACTACGGGAAACTCAAGCCGGAGATCGACGACGCGATCACGGGGTGTCTGGCGAACGGCGATCTGGTGAACCGGCACCAGCTCAAGGATTTCGAGCAGCATCTGGCCGAATTCGTGGGCGTGAACTATGCCGTCGGCGTCAACAGCGGCTATCATGCGCTACTGTTTGCTCTGCTCGGTGCAGGCGTCGGGCCAGGCGATGAGGTCATCACCGTGGCCCATACGTTCGTGGCGACGGTCTCCGCCATCGTGCATTGCGGGGCGCACCCGGTGTTGATCGACGTGGGGCTCGATCACAACATGGACGCCGGTCTGATCGAACGCGCGATCACCCCGAAAACCAAAGCCCTCCTGCCGGTTCATCTCAACGGCCGGGTGTGCGAGATGGACAGAATTCTGGCGATTGCCGACAGGCATGGACTGGCCGTGGTCGAGGATGCGGCCCAGGCCCTCGGCGCCACGTACGACGGTCGCCGCGCCGGAAGTCAGGGGCGTGCCGGTTGCTTCAGTTTCTATCCCTTCAAGGTGCTCGGGGGATTCGGCGATGGCGGAGCGATCACGACGAACGATCCGGACCTTGCGCGCATGGCTACACGCTTGCGCTATAACGGTGAAGATCGTGAAACGGGCGAGTATCACTACCATGGCCAGACCGCACTCCTGGATAATGTGCAGGCTGCGGTTCTGGATGTGAAGTTGCGCCATCTGCTTGAATGGATCGCTCACCGGAGGCGGATTGCAGAACTGTATCGACAGGGGCTTTCCGGGATCAGCGAATTACGCTTGCCGCATTTCGATCAGACTCGCCATCATGACATCTATCAGAATTACGTGATTTGTACGGATGTCCGCGACCGGCTGCGGGCCTACCTCAAAGAGCAGGGCATCGAAACGCTGGTCCATTGGGCGAAACCGATGTGGGAGCACCGGGGCTTGGGCCTGGCCACTCCGTCCCTGCCCGAAACCGCGGCGCTCTGCCGGGAGGTCCTGTCGTTGCCGATGAGTGCGGAGACCACAGACGATCATGTCGCTACAACCGTTGCCTGCCTCCAATCGTTTTTCTCCACGCAGACGTGA
- a CDS encoding polysaccharide biosynthesis protein: MPILFPTVFSAVQRRLLLFVGHLGLAALSNWVAFLLRFDGNIPAQEWDLLVAMLPLLLIIRAFTFYPFRLYDGIWRYTGLWDLRNLALSIAVSSLAFAGVVRFGLGTRAYPSSIFVIDALLLWCLLAGLRVLPRLIREAGWFRTDRKRVLIVGAGDAGAMIVREMRNHPSYGYRPIGFVDDNPAKVGHRIHGVRVLGDRDCLSHIIARQAPDVVLVAMPSAKPAAIRAVVKVLEPFHLPIQTLPNLRDLLQCRVEVSQIRNLSIEDLLDRVPVDLDPEPLRALVQGERVLVTGAGGSIGAELCRQVAGLAPASLVLLDRYENGLFAVVNELVAAGKTFVAPVIGDVTEVGQMNRLFAEYRPTLVFHAAAHKHVPLMEGNPCEAVLNNVGGTRVVAEAAHRHEVDRFILISTDKAVNPVSVMGASKGVAELLVQRLARTSRTVFATVRFGNVLGSNGSVVPLFLEQIKAGGPVTITDPNMRRYFMLMTEAVHLVLQAARLARGGELFVLEMGEQISVVEMARNLIRLSGLVPDKDIALTYLGCRPGEKLTEELVAGHETVESTTVQKVLCIRPDLARNFAQLSGLVARLEESAAEGHVSKVLALLCAILPTYCPAGTSLSQERGGETDGLLSEDPAQSPAGIETGAGLAPTAPLRRK; encoded by the coding sequence ATGCCGATCCTGTTTCCCACAGTCTTCTCCGCGGTTCAGCGGCGCCTGTTGCTGTTTGTAGGCCACTTGGGACTGGCTGCGCTTTCGAACTGGGTGGCATTTCTGCTTCGCTTCGATGGAAACATTCCTGCGCAGGAATGGGACCTGCTCGTGGCGATGCTTCCGCTGCTGCTGATCATCAGGGCGTTCACCTTCTACCCCTTCCGGCTCTATGACGGCATCTGGCGGTACACCGGTCTGTGGGACCTCCGTAATCTTGCGCTGAGTATCGCCGTCAGCTCGTTGGCTTTTGCCGGGGTGGTGCGATTCGGGCTGGGTACGCGAGCCTATCCATCCTCCATTTTTGTCATCGACGCCTTGCTGCTGTGGTGCCTGCTGGCCGGGTTGCGAGTGCTTCCCCGGCTGATACGGGAAGCGGGTTGGTTTCGGACCGACCGGAAGCGGGTGCTGATTGTCGGCGCCGGGGATGCCGGAGCCATGATTGTGCGGGAAATGCGCAATCATCCTTCCTACGGCTATCGTCCGATCGGGTTCGTTGACGACAATCCGGCGAAAGTCGGGCACCGCATTCATGGGGTGAGAGTCCTGGGAGACCGGGATTGCCTCTCTCACATCATCGCCCGACAGGCTCCCGACGTGGTGCTCGTGGCGATGCCCAGTGCCAAGCCTGCCGCGATTCGGGCGGTGGTGAAGGTGCTGGAGCCGTTCCATCTCCCCATTCAAACCCTGCCGAACTTACGGGATCTGTTGCAATGCCGGGTGGAGGTCAGCCAGATTCGGAATCTGTCCATCGAGGACCTCCTGGACCGGGTTCCGGTCGATCTGGATCCTGAACCGCTTCGCGCATTGGTGCAGGGGGAGCGGGTGTTGGTGACCGGAGCCGGAGGGTCGATCGGCGCGGAATTATGCCGGCAGGTCGCCGGGCTGGCTCCTGCATCCTTAGTGTTGCTGGACCGTTATGAGAACGGGCTGTTTGCCGTTGTGAACGAGTTAGTGGCGGCCGGTAAGACGTTCGTGGCTCCGGTAATCGGCGACGTCACCGAGGTCGGTCAGATGAACCGGTTGTTTGCCGAGTATCGCCCCACGCTGGTGTTTCATGCCGCTGCGCATAAGCATGTGCCGCTCATGGAGGGAAATCCCTGCGAGGCGGTCTTGAACAATGTCGGCGGGACCAGGGTGGTCGCGGAGGCCGCCCATCGGCATGAAGTCGACCGTTTCATCCTGATCTCGACCGACAAGGCGGTGAATCCGGTCAGTGTGATGGGGGCAAGCAAGGGGGTTGCGGAACTGCTGGTGCAGCGATTGGCCCGAACGTCCCGGACGGTATTCGCCACCGTGCGATTCGGGAATGTGTTGGGCAGCAATGGTAGTGTGGTCCCGCTCTTTCTGGAGCAGATCAAAGCGGGGGGGCCGGTGACGATTACGGACCCCAATATGCGCCGCTATTTCATGCTGATGACCGAGGCCGTGCATCTGGTGCTCCAGGCCGCACGGTTGGCCAGGGGAGGGGAACTCTTCGTGTTGGAGATGGGCGAGCAGATCAGCGTGGTGGAGATGGCGCGCAATCTGATTCGTCTGTCCGGATTGGTTCCCGACAAAGACATTGCCTTGACCTATCTCGGTTGCAGGCCGGGCGAGAAACTGACGGAGGAACTGGTCGCCGGTCACGAAACGGTGGAGTCGACTACGGTTCAGAAAGTCCTCTGCATCCGGCCGGACCTTGCGCGTAATTTCGCTCAGTTGTCCGGGCTCGTGGCCAGACTGGAGGAGTCTGCTGCGGAGGGGCATGTGTCGAAGGTACTGGCGCTTCTCTGCGCCATCCTTCCCACCTACTGCCCGGCCGGCACATCGTTGAGCCAGGAGCGGGGAGGCGAGACTGATGGTCTCCTGTCCGAAGACCCCGCGCAGTCTCCAGCCGGCATAGAGACGGGCGCCGGCCTTGCGCCGACCGCTCCGCTCAGGCGGAAATGA
- a CDS encoding sugar transferase, producing MKRLFDLVVAACALLLLSPLLLALAVLVKLGDGGAVLYRGPRVGLGGRPFRMCKFRTMLERADVLGGPSTPADDPRVTPIGRWLRRYKLDELPQLFNVCTGDMSLVGPRPEVQQYVDFYTEEECAILAVRPGLTDWASLWNIDEGALLQGSPDPEKTYLETIRPVKIRLQLEYVRRRSFRTDLHILFHTLLALVGRKRSQEAMFVPEKG from the coding sequence ATGAAGCGCCTCTTCGATCTTGTGGTGGCCGCTTGTGCTCTGCTGTTGCTGAGCCCGCTGCTGCTGGCGCTGGCCGTGCTCGTCAAGCTCGGCGATGGCGGCGCGGTGTTGTATCGCGGCCCTCGTGTGGGTCTGGGGGGGAGACCGTTTCGCATGTGCAAATTCAGGACAATGCTGGAACGGGCCGATGTGCTCGGTGGTCCCTCGACGCCTGCCGACGATCCACGGGTGACCCCCATCGGCCGTTGGTTGCGACGGTATAAGCTGGATGAATTGCCGCAGTTGTTCAATGTATGCACGGGAGATATGAGCCTGGTGGGCCCCCGACCGGAGGTACAACAGTATGTTGATTTTTACACTGAAGAGGAGTGCGCCATTCTGGCGGTGCGGCCGGGGTTGACGGACTGGGCGAGCTTGTGGAATATCGATGAAGGGGCCCTGCTGCAGGGAAGCCCCGATCCTGAAAAGACATACCTGGAAACGATCCGCCCGGTGAAGATCCGCCTGCAACTGGAGTACGTGCGTCGGCGCAGCTTTCGGACGGATCTGCACATTCTTTTTCATACGCTGCTCGCGCTGGTTGGTAGGAAACGGTCACAGGAGGCCATGTTCGTGCCGGAGAAAGGGTAG
- a CDS encoding class I SAM-dependent methyltransferase: protein MSALDYSAVTEKAGDRVTQEALSMLYTRYRFAKEFTQGKRLLEVACGEGIGLRYLAQQAGHAVGGDVTAELIHKARHLSPHTVSLLRLEAEALPLGSATRDVIVCYEAMYYIDRVLFFLQECRRVLTPQGVLLLCTVNPEWVDFNPSPHSRRYYSARQLSVLLQDAGFRAESFGAFSTAKTSGRAICLSWLKRVAVTLRLIPDTMAGKQWLKRLFFGQLVPFPSCVEEGMAVYVPPRSILCDRPVDDYKVLFMVARPS, encoded by the coding sequence GTGAGCGCTCTCGACTACAGCGCGGTAACCGAAAAAGCCGGAGACCGGGTGACGCAAGAGGCCTTGTCGATGCTGTATACCCGCTATCGCTTTGCCAAGGAATTCACTCAGGGGAAGCGGCTGTTGGAGGTGGCGTGCGGTGAAGGCATTGGCTTGAGATATCTTGCTCAACAGGCCGGGCATGCGGTCGGCGGCGATGTCACGGCGGAGCTGATCCACAAAGCCCGGCATCTCTCGCCCCATACGGTGTCCTTGTTGCGTCTGGAGGCCGAGGCGTTGCCGCTTGGCAGCGCAACTAGAGATGTGATCGTGTGTTATGAGGCGATGTATTACATCGATCGTGTTCTGTTCTTCCTGCAAGAGTGCCGCCGGGTGTTGACCCCTCAGGGTGTCCTGCTTCTCTGCACGGTGAACCCGGAATGGGTGGATTTTAATCCCAGCCCCCACAGTCGTCGCTACTATTCGGCGCGTCAATTGTCCGTTCTACTTCAGGATGCCGGGTTTCGGGCGGAGAGCTTCGGTGCGTTTTCGACGGCGAAGACGTCGGGGAGGGCCATCTGTCTCTCCTGGCTGAAGCGCGTCGCGGTCACATTGCGCCTGATTCCGGACACGATGGCAGGGAAGCAGTGGCTGAAACGCCTGTTTTTCGGTCAGCTCGTTCCTTTCCCGAGTTGCGTGGAGGAGGGGATGGCCGTCTATGTCCCCCCTCGGTCAATTCTCTGCGATCGACCGGTGGACGACTATAAGGTCCTGTTCATGGTCGCTCGTCCGTCCTGA
- a CDS encoding alpha-ketoacid dehydrogenase subunit beta has product MRQCSYAQAIREAHAELLRHDPRVFVCGQGVWNPWYAGKSLLDLDKEFGRERVFDCPVSENATTGAAIGAAIVGMRPIVFHARMDFMLLAVDPIVNQAANWSYLFGGQVSVPIVIRSVVNRGGEQGAQHSQSLQALFAHIPGLKVVMPATPYDAKGLLVAAVRDGNPVLYLDDRWLYESEGDVPEGLYEVPIGSAAIRRNGKEVTVVATSYMASEALKASDTLAQRGIDVELIDLRTIKPWDRDLVYSSVGKTGRLVIADAAWMSGGIAADIAAAVAGDMFHALKAPIGRVCLPDVPAPTSAALERAYYVGAEDIVASVEKVLL; this is encoded by the coding sequence ATGCGCCAGTGTAGCTATGCGCAAGCGATACGAGAAGCTCATGCGGAACTCTTGCGGCATGATCCGCGGGTGTTTGTCTGCGGGCAGGGGGTCTGGAATCCCTGGTATGCGGGCAAGAGCCTGCTCGACCTGGACAAGGAATTCGGCCGTGAGCGGGTGTTCGACTGCCCGGTGTCCGAAAATGCGACGACCGGCGCGGCGATCGGGGCGGCGATCGTCGGTATGCGTCCGATCGTATTTCATGCACGGATGGACTTCATGCTCCTGGCCGTCGATCCGATCGTGAATCAGGCGGCCAACTGGTCGTATCTGTTCGGCGGGCAGGTGAGTGTGCCGATTGTCATTCGATCGGTCGTCAACCGCGGCGGCGAGCAGGGCGCACAGCATTCGCAATCATTGCAGGCGCTGTTTGCGCATATTCCGGGCTTGAAGGTCGTCATGCCTGCCACTCCCTACGACGCCAAGGGGCTGCTGGTTGCGGCCGTACGCGATGGAAATCCAGTCCTCTACCTGGACGATCGCTGGTTGTATGAATCGGAAGGCGACGTGCCGGAAGGGCTGTACGAGGTGCCGATCGGGTCGGCCGCGATCCGCCGCAACGGTAAAGAGGTGACGGTCGTTGCGACGTCGTACATGGCGTCTGAGGCGCTCAAGGCCTCGGACACGCTGGCGCAGCGAGGCATCGACGTGGAGTTGATCGATTTGCGGACGATTAAGCCCTGGGATCGTGACCTCGTCTATTCCTCCGTGGGAAAAACCGGACGACTGGTCATCGCCGATGCGGCATGGATGAGCGGGGGGATCGCGGCGGACATCGCGGCGGCGGTTGCCGGCGACATGTTTCATGCGTTGAAGGCCCCCATCGGCCGCGTCTGCCTCCCGGATGTTCCCGCCCCCACCTCTGCCGCGCTCGAACGGGCCTATTATGTCGGCGCCGAGGATATCGTGGCGAGTGTCGAAAAAGTCCTCCTCTAG
- a CDS encoding thiamine pyrophosphate-dependent dehydrogenase E1 component subunit alpha — MQVSKAAADGRSLLRTMLLIRLVEERIGELVSAGEIKTPCHLSIGQEAIAAGVCAALSRQDTVWGGHRSHGHYLAKGGDLPEMMAEVFGRVTGCSKGRGGSMHLVAPAQGLYGTVPLVGATIPLAVGAGLASKLRHEPHVAVAFFGDGATEEGHFHESLNLAALYRLPVLFVCENNFYSTHMPLSARRLKDNIVQAADAAGMPGVRLDGNDVLAVLDGTRQAVGQARAGAGPCLLECRTYRWRGHVGPAWDLEVGARRRSELDEWMPKDPILRLRRRLIEEGQSANELDALEPAVRSEIEAAVTFARESPLPDDSDLFRHVYAPRRT, encoded by the coding sequence ATGCAAGTCAGTAAGGCCGCAGCGGACGGTCGATCTCTGTTGCGAACGATGCTGCTGATCCGGCTCGTTGAGGAGCGGATCGGGGAATTAGTCTCTGCGGGAGAGATCAAGACTCCGTGCCATCTCTCCATCGGGCAGGAAGCGATCGCTGCCGGCGTCTGCGCGGCCTTGAGCCGGCAAGATACGGTGTGGGGTGGGCATCGGTCGCATGGCCATTATCTGGCGAAGGGTGGAGACTTGCCGGAGATGATGGCGGAGGTATTCGGCCGAGTGACCGGCTGCTCGAAGGGACGAGGGGGGTCCATGCATCTCGTGGCTCCCGCGCAGGGGTTGTACGGGACGGTCCCGCTGGTCGGGGCGACTATTCCGTTAGCGGTGGGTGCCGGGCTGGCGTCCAAGCTTCGCCACGAGCCGCACGTGGCCGTAGCCTTTTTCGGCGACGGTGCGACGGAGGAGGGGCATTTTCACGAGTCCCTGAATCTGGCTGCGCTTTATCGTCTCCCTGTGCTATTCGTGTGTGAGAATAATTTTTACTCCACGCATATGCCCCTCTCGGCTCGTCGTCTGAAGGACAACATCGTCCAGGCCGCCGATGCCGCGGGCATGCCTGGTGTGCGTCTGGATGGGAACGATGTCCTGGCAGTGCTCGATGGCACGAGACAGGCCGTGGGGCAGGCGAGGGCCGGCGCGGGGCCCTGTCTTTTGGAATGTCGGACCTACCGGTGGCGCGGTCATGTCGGCCCGGCCTGGGACCTGGAAGTCGGAGCGCGCCGCCGGAGCGAGTTGGATGAATGGATGCCCAAGGATCCCATTCTACGGTTGAGACGGCGGTTGATCGAAGAGGGCCAGTCGGCGAACGAATTGGACGCACTGGAGCCTGCCGTCCGGAGCGAAATCGAGGCGGCCGTGACATTTGCCCGCGAATCGCCTCTGCCCGACGACAGCGATCTGTTCAGGCATGTCTATGCGCCACGGAGAACTTAG
- a CDS encoding glycosyltransferase family 2 protein: MNPADRLPFVTVLVPCRNEAVFIERCLTSILSNGYPVDRLGVLVVDGRSEDGTRAVLEAYAQRHACVRVIDNPGRTTPKALNLGVREAQGDVVIRVDAHARLERGYIRRCVEALYEHHADVACGLMRTVPAVDSPVGQAIAAALSHPFGVGNSYFRIHVSEATWVDTVFCGCYRREVFARVSAPEGSCASRVVPLAPASIDRQGPFNEELIRGQDMEFSLRLRKTGGRMLLVPDVASEYYARSTIAAFWRQNWNNGLWAMLPFAYADGVPVSCRHLIPLFFVTALLATAAVGVVSRPWCWVSGAILGVYGMVNVAASVHVAWISKSFSRLFLMPFVFAALHLGYGLGSQWGLVRLIGLPRFWRKLGFAGAGGASAVER; encoded by the coding sequence ATGAATCCGGCAGACAGGCTTCCGTTTGTGACGGTGCTGGTTCCGTGTCGGAACGAGGCGGTCTTTATCGAACGCTGCCTGACGTCGATTCTGAGCAACGGATATCCTGTCGATCGCCTCGGCGTGCTGGTCGTCGACGGCAGGAGCGAAGATGGAACTCGTGCCGTGCTGGAGGCGTATGCACAACGCCATGCCTGTGTCCGGGTGATCGATAACCCCGGCCGGACCACGCCCAAAGCCCTCAATCTCGGTGTACGCGAGGCGCAGGGGGACGTGGTCATTCGTGTGGATGCGCATGCGCGCCTGGAGCGGGGCTATATCCGGCGGTGCGTCGAGGCGCTGTACGAGCATCATGCCGATGTGGCCTGCGGCCTGATGCGGACCGTCCCCGCAGTGGATTCTCCGGTCGGGCAGGCGATTGCTGCCGCGTTGAGCCATCCGTTCGGAGTGGGGAACTCATATTTCCGCATTCACGTGTCCGAAGCGACGTGGGTCGATACGGTGTTTTGCGGCTGTTATCGTAGAGAGGTGTTCGCGCGTGTTTCGGCACCGGAGGGTAGTTGTGCCAGCAGAGTTGTGCCCCTCGCGCCCGCATCGATCGATCGCCAAGGTCCGTTTAATGAGGAACTGATCCGCGGGCAGGATATGGAGTTCAGTCTCCGTTTGCGGAAGACGGGCGGCCGCATGTTGCTGGTGCCTGACGTGGCCAGTGAATATTATGCTCGTTCCACCATCGCTGCGTTCTGGCGACAGAATTGGAACAACGGCCTGTGGGCCATGTTGCCCTTCGCCTATGCTGACGGCGTGCCGGTCTCCTGTCGTCATCTCATCCCGTTATTCTTTGTGACGGCCCTGCTGGCGACGGCCGCTGTGGGTGTCGTCTCACGACCCTGGTGTTGGGTGAGTGGCGCGATCCTTGGGGTGTATGGCATGGTGAACGTGGCGGCTTCCGTTCATGTGGCTTGGATCAGCAAGTCCTTCTCCCGCCTCTTCCTGATGCCGTTCGTCTTTGCGGCACTGCATCTGGGGTATGGGCTGGGGTCTCAGTGGGGGCTCGTGCGGTTGATCGGTCTGCCCCGGTTCTGGAGAAAGCTGGGGTTCGCCGGCGCCGGAGGCGCATCTGCGGTCGAGCGCTGA